A window of Myxococcales bacterium contains these coding sequences:
- a CDS encoding TetR family transcriptional regulator — MKERDTTSGLREKKKREAAATIVSVAKRLFAKRGFDAVTVDEIAREANVSRRTFFRYFPTKEDVFFVRRRAQLEALEAALLDTPKGEDAIATVRRALLSVASMHIQQKKDVLVDNALVAKTPSLLAKDLEWDRKATTLIADALARGSDRARARLVAGAIVGAIRVVVEEWVESGGERDLLADGGAALDLFSAVMAPLPAAPAPKKPRAR; from the coding sequence ATGAAGGAACGAGACACGACCTCGGGGCTCCGCGAGAAGAAGAAGCGCGAGGCGGCCGCGACCATCGTCTCGGTCGCGAAGAGGCTCTTCGCGAAGCGGGGCTTCGACGCCGTCACGGTCGACGAGATCGCCCGCGAGGCGAACGTGTCGCGGCGGACGTTTTTCCGCTACTTCCCCACGAAGGAGGACGTCTTCTTCGTAAGGAGGAGGGCCCAGCTCGAGGCGCTCGAGGCCGCGCTGCTCGACACACCCAAAGGGGAAGATGCGATCGCCACCGTGCGCCGCGCGCTGCTGTCGGTCGCGTCCATGCACATCCAGCAGAAGAAGGACGTGCTCGTCGACAACGCCCTCGTGGCGAAGACGCCCTCTCTCCTCGCCAAGGACCTCGAGTGGGACCGAAAGGCCACGACGCTCATCGCCGACGCGCTCGCACGCGGGAGCGATCGCGCTCGCGCACGCCTCGTCGCGGGGGCCATCGTCGGCGCCATCCGCGTGGTCGTCGAGGAGTGGGTCGAGAGCGGCGGGGAGAGGGACCTCTTGGCCGACGGAGGCGCCGCGCTCGACCTATTCTCCGCCGTGATGGCCCCCCTCCCCGCGGCGCCCGCGCCCAAGAAGCCGCGGGCGCGCTGA